A single Cupriavidus sp. D39 DNA region contains:
- a CDS encoding glutathione binding-like protein produces MIDVYSWPTPNGHKIHIMLEECGLAYKVHPINIGAGDQFGEAFLKISPNNKIPAIVDPDGPDGEPISLFESGAILLYLAGKTGKFLPEDVRGKYDALQWLMFQMGGVGPMLGQAHHFRMYAPEQIEYAINRYTNEAKRLYGVIDKQLSEHAWLAGSEYSVADIATFPWLRSWQNQGVELDDYPHLKRWFLEIAERPAVKRGVAVLAQERKPLSGDKEREILFGATQYQRR; encoded by the coding sequence ATGATCGACGTCTACAGCTGGCCCACGCCCAACGGCCACAAAATCCACATCATGCTCGAGGAGTGCGGCCTAGCGTACAAGGTCCACCCCATCAATATCGGCGCCGGCGACCAGTTCGGCGAAGCATTCCTCAAGATCAGCCCGAACAACAAGATCCCGGCCATCGTCGACCCCGACGGCCCGGACGGCGAGCCCATCTCGCTGTTCGAGTCCGGCGCCATCCTGCTGTACCTCGCCGGCAAGACCGGCAAGTTCCTGCCCGAGGATGTGCGCGGCAAGTACGACGCGCTGCAATGGCTGATGTTCCAGATGGGCGGCGTGGGCCCGATGCTCGGCCAGGCGCACCATTTCCGCATGTATGCGCCAGAGCAGATCGAGTACGCCATCAACCGCTATACCAACGAGGCCAAGCGCTTGTACGGCGTCATCGACAAGCAATTGTCGGAACATGCGTGGCTGGCCGGCAGCGAATACTCCGTGGCCGACATCGCGACCTTCCCGTGGCTGCGCAGCTGGCAGAACCAGGGCGTGGAGCTGGACGACTATCCGCACTTGAAGCGCTGGTTCCTTGAGATCGCCGAGCGGCCCGCCGTGAAGCGCGGCGTCGCCGTGCTGGCGCAGGAACGCAAGCCGCTGAGCGGCGACAAGGAACGGGAAATCCTGTTCGGCGCCACGCAATACCAGCGCCGCTGA
- the ureE gene encoding urease accessory protein UreE translates to MQKIDKHLAAPHGIAAVLVRRAPKLVLPFAERSKSRLRATLDNGEEVAVFLARGTVLRGGDLLVTEGGLFVEVQAAPESVLQVGASDPQALMRAAYHLGNRHTPVEVGRDYLRLEFDPVLADMLARLGVQAERAELPFEPEAGAYGGGHKHGHDATFAEDYAAAQAVFHEHHGHDHDHGHAHSHDHGHDHAPHVHDENCGHKH, encoded by the coding sequence TTGCAGAAGATCGACAAACACCTCGCCGCCCCGCACGGCATCGCCGCCGTGCTGGTGCGCCGCGCGCCCAAGCTGGTGCTGCCTTTCGCCGAGCGCAGCAAGAGCCGCCTGCGCGCCACGCTCGACAATGGCGAAGAAGTGGCGGTGTTCCTTGCGCGCGGCACCGTGCTGCGCGGCGGCGACCTGCTGGTCACCGAAGGCGGCCTCTTTGTCGAAGTGCAGGCGGCGCCGGAGTCCGTGCTGCAAGTCGGCGCCAGCGATCCGCAGGCACTGATGCGCGCGGCCTACCACCTCGGCAATCGCCACACGCCGGTGGAAGTGGGCCGCGACTACCTGCGCCTGGAATTCGACCCGGTGCTCGCGGACATGCTGGCCCGCCTTGGCGTGCAGGCCGAACGCGCGGAACTGCCGTTCGAGCCGGAAGCCGGCGCCTACGGCGGCGGGCACAAGCATGGGCACGATGCGACGTTTGCGGAGGACTATGCCGCCGCGCAGGCGGTGTTCCATGAGCATCATGGGCACGACCACGATCATGGCCATGCGCACAGTCATGACCATGGCCACGACCATGCGCCACACGTGCATGACGAGAACTGTGGGCACAAGCACTGA
- a CDS encoding LysR family transcriptional regulator, translated as MQLSRIDLNLFVVFDAIYSEGSITAAARQLNLTQPAVSHALGRMRTLFDDPLFERRGQGMAPTPLARSLAAEVRTALQSFARTLQDTPHFDPAATVRRFTIGMRDALESTLLPPLMARVTKVAPQVEIAAIRFDRREMESELLAGTLDAAIDILLPVSPAIHHTPFMADPMVVLARRDHPLMKKELTLERYLAAEHVHVSSRRRGAGLEDQALHRMGLTRRVRLRCQHYAAACRVVSCTDLLATLPLRYARIANEPYANRLLSLPFKVPTLELHLYWHAGGENDGANRWLREQLLAVINALGGSVGEVAQG; from the coding sequence ATGCAGCTATCCCGCATCGACCTGAATCTCTTCGTGGTGTTCGACGCTATCTATAGCGAAGGCAGCATCACGGCCGCCGCCCGCCAGCTTAACCTGACGCAGCCCGCGGTCAGCCACGCGCTGGGGCGCATGCGCACCTTGTTCGACGACCCCTTGTTCGAGCGGCGGGGGCAGGGCATGGCGCCCACGCCGCTGGCGCGCTCGCTGGCCGCCGAGGTGCGCACAGCGCTGCAATCCTTCGCCCGCACCTTGCAGGACACGCCGCATTTCGATCCGGCGGCCACGGTGCGCCGGTTCACCATCGGCATGCGCGATGCACTGGAGTCCACCTTGTTGCCGCCCCTGATGGCGCGCGTGACCAAGGTGGCGCCGCAGGTGGAGATCGCGGCGATCCGCTTCGACCGGCGCGAGATGGAGTCGGAGCTGCTGGCGGGCACGCTCGATGCCGCCATCGATATCCTGCTGCCGGTGTCGCCGGCCATCCATCACACGCCCTTCATGGCCGACCCGATGGTGGTGCTGGCCCGGCGCGACCATCCGCTGATGAAGAAGGAGCTGACGCTGGAGCGCTACCTGGCCGCCGAGCATGTGCATGTGTCTTCGCGCCGGCGCGGGGCCGGGCTGGAAGACCAGGCGCTGCACCGCATGGGCCTGACGCGTCGGGTGCGGTTGCGCTGCCAGCATTACGCCGCGGCCTGCCGCGTGGTGAGCTGCACCGACCTGCTGGCCACGCTGCCGCTGCGCTACGCGCGCATCGCCAATGAGCCCTATGCCAACCGCCTGCTCTCGCTGCCCTTCAAGGTGCCCACGCTGGAGCTGCACCTTTACTGGCACGCCGGCGGCGAGAACGACGGCGCCAATCGCTGGCTGCGCGAGCAGTTGCTGGCGGTGATCAACGCGCTGGGCGGTAGCGTAGGCGAGGTGGCGCAGGGCTGA
- a CDS encoding acyl-CoA dehydrogenase family protein yields the protein MQFEYTPKVKEMQARLLAFFDKHIYPNEKRFYAEIQANRQAGNAWVPTKVIEELKPLAREAGLWNLFLPHSKRAPEGLSNLEYAPLCEIMGRVPWSAEVFNCAAPDTGNMETLERYASEELKDKWLEPLLRGEIRSAFLMTEPDVASSDATNIRCSIRRDGDEYVINGTKWWSSGAGDPRCQVYIVMGKTDPEAGRHEQQSMIVVPADTAGITIKRYLPVFGYDDAPHGHMEIELKDVRVPAANILLGEGRGFEIAQGRLGPGRIHHCMRSIGVAERALELLCKRALSRVAFGKPVAAQGVTRERIAEARCEIEMARLLTLKAAYMMDTAGNKVAKAEIAMIKVVAPNMALKVIDWAIQVHGAAGVSDDFPLATWWAHQRTLRLADGPDEVHRNAIAKLELAKHMGVSPDDISMPVARGF from the coding sequence ATGCAATTCGAGTACACCCCCAAGGTCAAGGAAATGCAGGCTCGCCTGCTGGCCTTCTTCGACAAGCACATCTATCCGAACGAGAAGCGCTTCTACGCCGAGATCCAGGCCAATCGCCAGGCCGGCAACGCCTGGGTCCCGACCAAGGTGATCGAGGAACTCAAGCCGCTGGCCCGCGAAGCCGGCCTGTGGAACCTGTTCCTGCCCCATTCCAAGCGTGCTCCGGAAGGCCTGTCCAACCTGGAATACGCACCGCTGTGCGAAATCATGGGCCGGGTGCCCTGGTCGGCTGAAGTCTTCAACTGCGCCGCGCCCGATACCGGCAACATGGAGACGCTGGAGCGCTACGCGTCGGAAGAACTCAAGGACAAGTGGCTGGAACCGCTGCTGCGCGGCGAGATCCGCTCGGCCTTCCTGATGACCGAGCCGGACGTGGCTTCGTCGGACGCCACCAATATCCGCTGCAGCATCCGCCGCGATGGCGACGAATACGTGATCAACGGCACCAAGTGGTGGTCGTCGGGCGCGGGCGACCCCCGTTGCCAGGTCTATATCGTGATGGGCAAGACCGATCCGGAAGCGGGCCGTCATGAGCAGCAATCGATGATCGTGGTGCCGGCCGATACCGCAGGCATCACCATCAAGCGCTACCTGCCGGTGTTCGGCTACGACGACGCGCCGCACGGCCACATGGAGATCGAGCTGAAGGACGTGCGCGTGCCGGCAGCCAACATCCTGCTGGGCGAAGGCCGCGGCTTCGAGATCGCCCAGGGCCGCCTCGGCCCGGGCCGTATCCACCACTGCATGCGCAGCATCGGCGTGGCCGAGCGCGCGCTGGAACTGCTGTGCAAGCGCGCCCTGTCGCGCGTCGCTTTCGGCAAGCCGGTGGCCGCCCAGGGCGTGACGCGCGAGCGCATCGCCGAAGCCCGCTGCGAAATCGAAATGGCGCGCCTGCTCACGCTCAAGGCCGCCTACATGATGGACACCGCGGGCAACAAGGTGGCCAAGGCCGAGATCGCCATGATCAAGGTCGTTGCCCCGAACATGGCCCTGAAGGTCATCGACTGGGCCATCCAGGTCCACGGCGCCGCCGGCGTCTCGGACGATTTCCCGCTGGCCACGTGGTGGGCGCATCAACGTACCCTGCGCCTGGCCGACGGCCCGGACGAGGTGCACCGCAACGCCATCGCCAAGCTGGAACTGGCCAAGCACATGGGCGTGAGCCCGGACGACATCAGCATGCCGGTGGCACGCGGCTTCTAA
- a CDS encoding urease accessory protein UreF, whose product MTQLSQLISLLHLASPALPIGGFSYSQGLEAAIECGMVHDAGSAEQWVRSNLLDVQAQCEAPVWLLLFRHWRTLDAARLAEWNDWFHATRESAELRLETEQMGWSLARLVAQMEWGDAALRAQLATLSPVCLPTAFAAACVALDVTERDGLAAYCFSWAENQVAAALKAVPLGQVAGQHILRRLHPAVLETVDEAVRRADAEPPRLSTFSPMLGLLCARHETQYSRLFRS is encoded by the coding sequence ATGACCCAGCTCTCTCAACTCATCTCCCTGCTGCACCTGGCATCGCCGGCGCTGCCGATCGGTGGCTTCAGCTATTCGCAAGGGCTGGAGGCTGCCATCGAGTGCGGCATGGTGCACGATGCCGGCAGTGCGGAGCAGTGGGTGCGCAGCAATCTGCTGGACGTGCAGGCGCAGTGCGAAGCGCCAGTCTGGCTGCTGCTGTTTCGCCATTGGCGCACGCTGGATGCCGCGCGCCTGGCCGAATGGAACGACTGGTTCCATGCCACGCGCGAGAGCGCCGAGCTGCGCCTGGAGACGGAGCAGATGGGCTGGTCGCTGGCGCGGCTGGTGGCGCAGATGGAGTGGGGCGATGCCGCGCTGCGCGCGCAGCTCGCGACGTTGTCGCCGGTGTGCCTGCCTACCGCGTTTGCCGCGGCTTGCGTGGCGCTGGATGTTACTGAGCGTGACGGGCTGGCGGCCTATTGCTTCAGCTGGGCGGAGAACCAGGTGGCCGCGGCGCTCAAGGCGGTGCCGCTGGGGCAGGTGGCCGGGCAGCACATCCTGCGCCGGCTGCATCCCGCGGTGCTGGAGACCGTCGATGAGGCAGTGCGCCGCGCCGATGCCGAGCCGCCGCGGCTGTCTACTTTTTCCCCGATGCTGGGGCTGCTGTGCGCGCGCCATGAGACGCAGTACTCGCGGCTGTTCCGTTCCTGA
- a CDS encoding threonine/serine dehydratase — translation MSDLSDLRAHARYPLLPEIQDTARRLQGKVLETPVWRWQTGAAQQLDAGTEVWLKLELFQITGTFKVRGALNSIERMDASARTRGVVAASAGNHAMAVAYAAKVAGVGAKLAMPATASPARVAACREAGAEVLLLPDVHAAFDHALQLVADEGRTMVHPYDGPLIAQGTATVGLELMRQVAGLDAVVVPVGGGGLCGGIAAAVKQINPACRVYGVEPEGADAMNRSFEAGRPQTLERVTTVADSLGAPYALDYSYGVCRQFVDGMVRVSDEAIRAAMRILYRDMKLATEPATAVSTAALLGPLRQTLAGKKVALIVCGSNLDSARFAELLAVDEPASAS, via the coding sequence ATGTCCGATCTATCCGACCTGCGTGCGCATGCACGCTATCCCTTGCTGCCCGAAATCCAGGACACCGCGCGGCGCCTGCAAGGCAAGGTGCTGGAGACGCCCGTGTGGCGCTGGCAGACCGGTGCGGCCCAGCAACTCGATGCCGGCACGGAAGTCTGGCTCAAGCTGGAGCTGTTCCAGATCACCGGCACCTTCAAGGTGCGTGGCGCGCTCAACAGCATCGAGCGCATGGATGCATCCGCGCGGACGCGCGGCGTGGTAGCGGCCAGCGCCGGCAACCATGCCATGGCGGTGGCCTACGCGGCTAAGGTGGCCGGCGTCGGCGCCAAGCTGGCCATGCCGGCCACCGCCAGCCCGGCACGCGTGGCGGCCTGCCGTGAGGCGGGTGCCGAGGTGCTGTTGCTGCCGGATGTCCATGCTGCTTTTGACCACGCGCTGCAACTGGTGGCCGACGAGGGCCGCACCATGGTGCACCCGTACGACGGCCCGCTGATCGCGCAGGGCACGGCAACGGTTGGGCTTGAGCTGATGCGCCAGGTGGCCGGGCTGGATGCGGTGGTGGTGCCGGTGGGCGGTGGCGGCCTGTGCGGCGGCATCGCCGCGGCGGTCAAGCAGATCAATCCGGCTTGCCGGGTCTATGGGGTCGAGCCGGAGGGCGCCGACGCCATGAACCGCAGCTTCGAGGCCGGGCGGCCGCAAACGCTGGAGCGCGTCACGACAGTTGCCGACAGCCTGGGCGCGCCTTATGCGCTGGACTACAGCTACGGCGTGTGCCGCCAGTTTGTCGACGGCATGGTGCGCGTATCCGACGAGGCGATCCGCGCAGCCATGCGCATCCTCTATCGCGATATGAAGCTGGCCACGGAGCCGGCCACCGCGGTGTCCACCGCGGCGCTGCTGGGGCCCCTGCGCCAGACGCTGGCGGGCAAGAAGGTCGCGCTGATCGTGTGCGGGTCCAACCTAGACTCCGCGCGCTTTGCCGAATTGCTGGCCGTGGACGAGCCCGCCAGCGCCAGCTGA
- a CDS encoding RNA polymerase sigma factor, with translation MHASPPGASPSQPAAGLSALPDTDLMLLVANGLIEQPVAELFRRHNAALYNYVAWLCQGNTGEAEDVTQKTWVKLMTRCADYQPSAALRTFLFQIARNTWLDQLRGAYERQRDTLDETHLAMPADDLSPEAEAQLRQNLQGVRQALLALPAAQREVIVLRFFSEMSVEDIALTLGEKFETIKSRLRYAFARLRESLAATASQERLP, from the coding sequence ATGCATGCCTCCCCGCCTGGCGCCTCGCCATCCCAACCCGCTGCCGGACTGTCCGCGCTGCCGGACACCGACCTGATGCTGCTGGTCGCCAACGGCCTGATCGAGCAGCCGGTGGCCGAGCTGTTCCGCCGCCACAACGCGGCGCTGTACAACTACGTGGCCTGGCTATGCCAGGGCAACACCGGCGAGGCCGAGGACGTGACCCAGAAGACCTGGGTCAAGCTGATGACCCGCTGCGCAGACTACCAGCCCAGCGCGGCCCTGCGCACCTTCCTGTTCCAGATCGCGCGCAATACCTGGCTGGACCAGTTGCGCGGCGCCTACGAGCGCCAGCGCGACACGCTCGACGAGACGCACCTCGCCATGCCGGCGGACGACCTCAGCCCCGAGGCCGAGGCGCAGTTGCGGCAGAACCTGCAAGGCGTGCGGCAAGCGCTGCTGGCGCTGCCGGCGGCGCAGCGCGAGGTGATCGTGCTGCGTTTCTTCAGCGAGATGAGCGTGGAGGACATCGCCCTGACGCTGGGCGAGAAGTTCGAGACCATCAAGAGCCGGCTGCGCTACGCCTTTGCGCGACTGCGCGAGAGCCTGGCGGCCACGGCGTCGCAGGAGCGGCTGCCATGA
- a CDS encoding endonuclease domain-containing protein, which yields MPKPQFAKSLRASQTDAEQRLWYRLRAHRFMGLKFKRQKQIGPFIADFVCMELKLVIEADGGQHADAADVARDAWFKRSGYTLLRFWNHEVLAQTDAVLERVREVVLTLGHVEAPALSPAPLPQAGEGANRRCAGASWFNTASLGNSAVSRRRRTGANRR from the coding sequence GTGCCGAAGCCTCAGTTCGCCAAATCGCTCCGTGCCAGCCAGACAGATGCCGAGCAGCGGCTCTGGTATCGCCTGCGCGCCCATCGCTTCATGGGCCTTAAGTTCAAACGCCAGAAACAGATTGGCCCTTTCATTGCCGACTTCGTGTGCATGGAATTGAAATTGGTGATCGAGGCTGACGGCGGGCAGCATGCCGATGCGGCCGATGTCGCGCGCGACGCGTGGTTCAAGCGCAGTGGCTATACGCTCTTGCGCTTCTGGAATCACGAAGTGCTAGCGCAAACCGATGCCGTGCTGGAACGAGTGCGAGAGGTCGTTTTGACGCTGGGGCACGTGGAAGCGCCCGCCCTCTCCCCAGCCCCTCTCCCGCAGGCGGGAGAGGGAGCAAACCGGCGGTGCGCTGGCGCGAGCTGGTTCAACACCGCTAGCCTCGGCAACTCTGCCGTCTCCCGCAGGCGGCGGACGGGAGCAAACCGGCGGTGA
- a CDS encoding helix-turn-helix domain-containing protein, translated as MVADPLKLFGLHLAELRKQRGWSQEKLALESGMARSYLSGIERGVRNVSLINICALAGTLGVDASEMLNFSEADSSSGGGALVLEQRCAEFNITPAQRVTVRHMALMTDTEQDVIASVARTIAVRAMQA; from the coding sequence ATGGTCGCCGATCCTCTCAAGCTCTTCGGGCTGCACCTTGCCGAGCTGCGCAAACAGCGTGGCTGGTCGCAGGAAAAGCTCGCTCTCGAAAGCGGCATGGCGCGCTCCTACCTCAGCGGTATCGAGCGCGGCGTGCGCAATGTCTCCTTGATCAATATCTGCGCGCTGGCCGGCACGCTTGGCGTGGACGCCAGCGAGATGCTCAACTTCAGCGAGGCCGACAGCAGCAGCGGCGGCGGCGCGCTCGTGCTGGAGCAACGCTGCGCCGAGTTCAACATCACCCCGGCACAGCGCGTCACCGTGCGCCATATGGCCTTGATGACCGATACAGAGCAGGACGTGATCGCATCGGTGGCGCGCACGATCGCCGTCAGGGCCATGCAGGCCTGA
- the ureC gene encoding urease subunit alpha, with translation MSVKISRQAYAEMFGPTTGDRLRLADTGLVIEVEKDFTVYGEEVKFGGGKVIRDGMGQSQRMAKDCVDTVITNALIVDHWGIVKADIGLKDGRIAAIGKAGNPDIQPGVTIVVGPGTEVIAGEGMIVTAGGIDSHIHFICPQQIEEALMSGVTTMIGGGTGPATGTFATTVTPGPWFMERMLQAVEAYPMNIGLLGKGNASLPGPLMEQVEAGAIGLKLHEDWGTTPAAIDNCLSVADATDTQVAIHTDTLNEAGFVEATVAAFKGRTIHTYHTEGAGGGHAPDIIKVCGEPNVLPSSTNPTRPYTVNTLDEHLDMLMVCHHLDPSIAEDIAFAESRIRRETIAAEDILHDLGAFSMISSDSQAMGRVGEVIIRTWQTAHKMAAQRGKLPGDPNDARGGHDNFRVKRYIAKYTINPALTHGIAHEVGSIAVGKWADLVLWKPAFFGVKPSLILKGGMIAAAAMGDPNASIPTPQPVHYRPMFAAAGRALHKSSLTFVSQAALAADVGGRYGLNKVLSAVQGTRTVGKRDMVHNDWQPNVTVDPETYQVVADGQLLICEPATVLPMAQRYFLF, from the coding sequence ATGAGCGTGAAAATCTCCAGGCAGGCTTATGCCGAGATGTTCGGCCCCACCACCGGCGACCGCCTGCGGCTCGCCGACACCGGGCTCGTCATCGAGGTGGAGAAGGACTTCACTGTCTACGGCGAGGAAGTGAAATTCGGCGGCGGCAAGGTGATCCGCGACGGCATGGGGCAGAGCCAGCGCATGGCCAAGGACTGTGTCGACACCGTCATCACCAATGCGCTGATCGTCGACCACTGGGGCATCGTCAAGGCCGACATCGGCCTCAAGGACGGCCGCATTGCCGCCATCGGCAAGGCCGGCAATCCGGACATCCAGCCCGGCGTGACCATCGTCGTCGGGCCGGGCACCGAGGTGATCGCGGGCGAGGGCATGATCGTCACCGCCGGCGGCATCGACAGCCACATCCACTTCATCTGCCCGCAGCAGATCGAAGAGGCGCTGATGAGCGGTGTCACCACCATGATCGGCGGCGGCACCGGGCCCGCCACCGGCACCTTCGCCACCACCGTCACGCCCGGCCCCTGGTTCATGGAGCGCATGCTGCAGGCGGTGGAAGCCTACCCGATGAACATCGGCCTGCTCGGCAAGGGCAACGCCAGCCTGCCGGGGCCGCTGATGGAGCAGGTCGAGGCCGGCGCCATCGGGCTCAAGCTGCACGAAGACTGGGGCACTACACCCGCGGCCATCGACAACTGCCTGAGCGTGGCGGATGCCACCGACACGCAGGTGGCAATCCACACCGATACGCTCAACGAGGCCGGCTTCGTCGAAGCCACCGTGGCTGCGTTCAAGGGCCGCACCATCCATACGTATCACACCGAAGGCGCGGGCGGCGGCCATGCGCCCGACATCATCAAGGTCTGCGGCGAGCCCAACGTGCTGCCGTCGTCGACCAACCCGACGCGGCCATACACCGTCAACACGCTCGACGAACACCTCGACATGCTGATGGTCTGCCACCACCTGGACCCGTCGATCGCCGAGGACATCGCCTTCGCCGAGAGCCGCATCCGGCGCGAGACCATCGCCGCCGAAGACATCCTGCACGACCTCGGCGCGTTCTCGATGATCTCCAGCGATTCGCAGGCCATGGGCCGCGTGGGCGAGGTCATCATCCGCACCTGGCAGACCGCGCACAAGATGGCCGCGCAGCGCGGCAAGCTGCCCGGCGACCCCAACGACGCGCGCGGCGGGCATGACAATTTCCGCGTCAAGCGCTACATCGCCAAGTACACGATCAACCCCGCGCTCACGCATGGCATCGCGCACGAGGTGGGCTCGATCGCGGTCGGAAAATGGGCCGACCTGGTGCTGTGGAAGCCGGCCTTCTTCGGCGTCAAGCCGAGCCTGATCCTCAAGGGCGGGATGATTGCCGCTGCTGCCATGGGCGACCCCAACGCATCGATCCCCACGCCGCAGCCGGTGCACTACCGGCCGATGTTCGCCGCCGCCGGACGGGCATTGCACAAGTCGTCGCTGACCTTTGTCTCGCAAGCGGCGCTGGCCGCCGATGTGGGCGGGCGCTATGGCCTGAACAAGGTGCTGTCGGCGGTACAAGGCACGCGCACCGTGGGCAAGCGCGACATGGTGCACAATGACTGGCAGCCGAACGTCACCGTGGATCCCGAGACCTACCAGGTGGTGGCCGACGGCCAGTTGCTGATCTGCGAACCGGCGACCGTACTGCCGATGGCGCAGCGCTATTTCCTGTTTTGA
- a CDS encoding HupE/UreJ family protein codes for MNHSNRSRAVRLATVGASLALASAAAVAHPGHDAATAGASLWAGLLHPFTGMDHLLAMVGVGVWSALGARSPREALRMPFVFVALMLAGAVLGLTGMSLPLVEPMIAASLLVIGLLVALRARLPAWAGMAIVGGFAVFHGYAHGSELPAAAGALPAVAAYVSGFCVATMVLHAAGIGLGGALRRHAGWLARLAGAGVALYGVGLMVA; via the coding sequence ATGAACCACTCCAACCGCTCGCGCGCCGTGAGGCTCGCCACCGTGGGCGCCTCGCTGGCGCTTGCCAGCGCCGCTGCCGTCGCGCATCCGGGCCATGATGCCGCCACTGCCGGCGCCAGCCTGTGGGCCGGCTTGCTGCATCCCTTCACCGGCATGGATCACTTGCTCGCCATGGTGGGCGTGGGCGTATGGAGCGCGCTGGGTGCGCGCTCGCCGCGCGAAGCCTTGCGCATGCCCTTTGTCTTCGTGGCTTTGATGCTGGCTGGCGCGGTGCTCGGCCTTACCGGCATGAGCCTGCCGCTGGTGGAGCCGATGATTGCCGCGTCGCTGCTGGTGATTGGCCTGCTGGTTGCGCTGCGCGCCAGGCTGCCGGCATGGGCGGGGATGGCCATTGTGGGCGGCTTCGCCGTCTTCCACGGCTATGCCCACGGATCCGAGTTGCCGGCCGCGGCCGGCGCATTGCCCGCGGTGGCGGCCTATGTGAGCGGCTTTTGCGTGGCCACGATGGTGCTGCACGCGGCCGGCATCGGCCTGGGCGGCGCGCTGCGCCGCCACGCCGGCTGGCTGGCACGGCTGGCGGGCGCGGGCGTGGCGCTGTACGGCGTCGGCCTGATGGTCGCTTGA
- a CDS encoding class I SAM-dependent methyltransferase, protein MSTDNAKSLGQQNYEQFADRYAAAAPTKPHNALYERPATLSLLPGDLRGLRVLDAGCGPGLYSEILAARGASVHAFDVTPEMVALAQARTAGLDVEVRTGNLEQPLDWLADAQFDIVLCPLVLDYIEDWAPVFAEFRRVARRDALLVFSASHPIDAWRLCGDGNYHQTEAYAIPWKGFGEPLPVVNSYRRPLSGFLNPLMDAGWALETLLEPQPLEAMREVNPQLHAWLSRAPCFLCVRARRR, encoded by the coding sequence ATGTCCACCGACAACGCCAAATCGCTCGGCCAGCAAAACTACGAACAGTTCGCCGACCGCTACGCTGCCGCAGCCCCCACCAAGCCACACAACGCGCTGTACGAGCGCCCCGCCACGCTGTCCTTGCTGCCCGGCGACCTGCGCGGCCTGCGCGTGCTGGATGCTGGCTGCGGGCCCGGCCTGTACAGCGAGATCCTGGCCGCGCGCGGCGCCAGCGTGCATGCCTTCGATGTCACGCCGGAAATGGTGGCACTGGCGCAAGCCCGCACCGCCGGGCTTGATGTAGAAGTGCGCACCGGCAACCTGGAGCAACCGCTGGACTGGCTGGCCGATGCGCAGTTCGACATCGTGCTGTGCCCGCTTGTGCTCGACTACATCGAAGACTGGGCGCCGGTATTCGCGGAGTTCCGCCGCGTCGCGCGGCGCGATGCGTTGCTGGTGTTCTCGGCCAGCCACCCGATCGATGCGTGGCGGCTGTGCGGCGACGGCAACTACCACCAGACCGAGGCCTACGCCATCCCGTGGAAGGGCTTTGGCGAACCGCTGCCGGTGGTCAACAGCTACCGCCGGCCGCTGTCGGGATTTCTCAATCCGCTGATGGACGCCGGCTGGGCGCTGGAAACCTTGCTGGAGCCGCAGCCGCTGGAAGCCATGCGCGAGGTGAACCCGCAACTGCACGCCTGGCTGTCGCGCGCGCCCTGCTTCCTGTGCGTGCGCGCACGCCGCCGCTGA
- a CDS encoding urease subunit beta, giving the protein MIPGELMPAEGEIELNAGRPTVSVAVANTGDRPVQVGSHFHFYETNPALDFDREATRGFRLNIAAGTAVRFEPGQSRTVELVALSGARIVYGFNGKIMGAL; this is encoded by the coding sequence ATGATCCCCGGTGAACTGATGCCCGCAGAGGGCGAGATCGAACTGAACGCCGGCCGCCCCACGGTCAGCGTGGCGGTGGCCAACACGGGCGACCGCCCGGTCCAGGTCGGCTCGCACTTTCATTTCTACGAGACCAACCCCGCGCTGGATTTCGACCGCGAGGCCACGCGCGGCTTCCGCCTGAACATCGCCGCCGGCACCGCCGTGCGCTTCGAGCCGGGCCAAAGCCGCACGGTGGAACTGGTGGCGCTGTCCGGCGCGCGCATCGTCTACGGCTTCAACGGCAAGATCATGGGAGCGCTGTGA